A region of Pyxidicoccus parkwaysis DNA encodes the following proteins:
- a CDS encoding SDR family oxidoreductase, whose product MSGIEGKVIAITGASSGIGESAARLLARRGARVVLGARRTDRLEALARAINAEGGSARFRKLDVTSLEDMEAFIGYARTEFGRVDVIINNAGVMPLSKLEVRKVDEWNRMIDVNIRGVLHGIAAGLPVMKQQGRGQFINLSSIGGHAVSPTAAVYCATKFAVMAISEGLRQEVGGDIRVTVISPGVTESELAESITDPLAAQGMKDFRRISIPADAIARSIAYAVEQPDDVDVSEIIVRPTASPY is encoded by the coding sequence ATGTCTGGCATTGAGGGAAAGGTCATCGCCATCACCGGGGCGAGCAGTGGAATCGGGGAGTCGGCGGCTCGGCTGCTGGCCCGGCGTGGAGCGCGCGTGGTGCTGGGCGCCCGGCGCACGGACCGGCTGGAGGCACTCGCGCGGGCCATCAACGCGGAAGGAGGCTCGGCCCGCTTCAGGAAGCTGGACGTGACGAGCCTGGAGGACATGGAGGCGTTCATCGGCTACGCACGCACGGAGTTCGGCCGCGTGGACGTCATCATCAACAACGCTGGCGTCATGCCGCTGTCGAAGCTGGAGGTGCGCAAGGTCGACGAGTGGAACCGGATGATTGATGTGAATATCCGCGGCGTCCTGCACGGCATCGCGGCGGGCCTGCCGGTGATGAAGCAGCAGGGGCGCGGGCAGTTCATCAACCTCTCGTCGATTGGCGGCCACGCAGTGTCGCCGACGGCGGCCGTGTACTGCGCCACCAAGTTCGCCGTCATGGCCATCTCCGAGGGGCTTCGCCAGGAGGTGGGCGGCGACATCCGGGTGACGGTGATTTCGCCGGGCGTCACCGAGTCGGAGCTCGCTGAGAGCATCACCGACCCGCTGGCGGCGCAGGGGATGAAGGACTTCCGGCGGATCTCGATTCCCGCCGACGCCATCGCCCGGTCCATCGCCTACGCCGTCGAGCAGCCCGACGACGTGGACGTGAGCGAAATCATCGTCCGGCCGACGGCCAGTCCCTACTGA